A window of Palaemon carinicauda isolate YSFRI2023 chromosome 27, ASM3689809v2, whole genome shotgun sequence contains these coding sequences:
- the LOC137620448 gene encoding piggyBac transposable element-derived protein 4-like — translation MTRDRFLLLARFMHFADNGRPIASDRIWKIRSFLSIVVANFKKVFHPFQKIVIDESLILFKGRLVFKQYIPSKRHRFGIKLFVLCDCETGIVLDIIVYTGTDIDIPKEDQSSGLGFSGAVVKKMMAPYMGHGHILYTDNWYSSPTLAQFLHDNSTGACGTVRESRKYMPKFDRKTKVKTVQWETTNKILAVKRIDRKPVTLLSTIHKGDIVNTGKVHYRTKKKICKPDVVVDYNENMRLVDKSDCQLGGTECMRKSFKWYHKIILHLIDIIMLNAYNIWLVKTSDPTCKKLKFREFIYNVSYQLLEKYGTVTSSRLGRRGHPPGEYLIVCSEQLMLAIIISNTQYMMRYKTGRNNSTAMSAKILPGDQRKELGLQLSVLNVPHQSYIFSMILHKLDVNEIG, via the exons ATGACCCGTGATAGATTCTTACTGTTGGCTCGTTTCATGCACTTTGCTGACAACGGGAGACCAATCGCAAGTGATCGAATTTGGAAAATAAGATCATTCCTTAGTATAGTTGTTGCAAACTTCAAAAAGGTCTTTCATCCTTTCcagaaaattgtgattgatgagtCCCTTATACTTTTCAAAGGGCGACTTGTCTTCAAACAGTATATCCCAAGTAAGCGTCATCGATTTGGGATCAAACTGTTTGTTTTATGTGATTGTGAAACAGGAATAGTGCTTGATATTATAGTATATACTGGAACAGATATAGATATACCAAAAGAAGATCAGAGTAGTGGTTTGGGATTCTCAGGAGCAGTAGTCAAGAAAATGATGGCACCTTATATGGGTCATGGACATATATTGTATACTGACAATTGGTATAGTAGCCCTACATTGGCACAATTCCTTCATGACAACTCCACAGGGGCCTGTGGAACAGTGAGAGAAAGCAGGAAATATATGCCCAAATTTGAT agaaaaacaaaagtcaAAACTGTACAATGGGAGACAACTAACAAGATATTGGCTGTCAAGCGGATAGATAGAAAGCCTGTGACCCTTTTATCAACCATACATAAAGGTGACATAGTGAACACAGGTAAGGTCCACTACAGGACTAAGAAGAAAATCTGTAAGCCAGATGTTGTTGTTGATTACAACGAAAATATGCGCCTTGTAGATAAGAGTGACTGCCAGCTAGGTGGGACAGAGTGTATGAGGAAATCATTCAAGTGGTACCACAAAATCATTCTTCATCTTATTGACATCATTATGCTTAATGCATACAATATTTGGCTTGTAAAGACATCCGACCCAACTTGCAAGAAATTAAAATTTCGTGAATTTATTTACAACGTTTCATACCAACTTCTTGAAAAATATGGCACCGTGACCAGTAGCAGACTTGGACGTCGTGGACATCCTCCGGGAGAATACCTGATCGTTTGCAGTGAGCAGCTTATGTTAGCTATCATTATCTCCAACACACAATATATGATGAGGTACAAAACAGGAAGAAACAACTCAACTGCTATGTCTGCGAAAATACTTCCCGGCGACCAAAGAAAAGAACTCGGGTTACAACTATCTGTGCTGAAT gtaccacatcagtcttacatcttctccatgatcttacataagctgGATGTCAATGAaattggttga